A window of Castanea sativa cultivar Marrone di Chiusa Pesio chromosome 1, ASM4071231v1 contains these coding sequences:
- the LOC142643583 gene encoding jacalin-related lectin 3-like, with product MKKYGPFGDEQGIPFSSGSKDGIIVGFHGRQGWFVHSIGVYVMERKPALPRPPIDAFNMGGMRIPEVVSGPVQGPGPCGQGVLMVGMVKRPAPYGSVGLPAGMVKEPAPCGLGPWGGDGGQPWDDKVFTGIKKIFLTKGEAIYSIQMEYDCNGQSIWSVKHGCGNEGTPHLIQFEYPQEFLTCISGYYDSIAGDECRKVIKSLTFYTNRRRYGPYGEETGTYFTSTKDEGKIIGFHGRASSFLYAIGVHIQPSSSDRVCREPKGYCPPQYQFNFYQ from the exons ATGAAGAAGTATGGACCTTTTGGAGATGAACAAGGGATCCCTTTCTCCTCTGGCTCAAAAGATGGGATTATTGTAGGATTCCATGGGAGACAAGGATGGTTTGTTCACAGCATTGGAGTCTATGTTATGGAAAGAAAACCGGCACTACCTCGTCCTCCTATTGACGCATTCAACATGGGTGGCATGAGAATTCCCGAG GTTGTTTCTGGGCCAGTGCAAGGACCAGGTCCATGTGGACAAGGGGTTCTCATGGTTGGAATGGTGAAAAGACCAGCCCCATATGGATCAGTGGGTCTCCCAGCAGGAATGGTGAAAGAACCAGCTCCATGTGGACTAGGGCCATGGGGTGGGGATGGTGGTCAGCCATGGGATGACAAGGTGTTCACTGGGATCAAGAAGATTTTCCTTACCAAGGGTGAAGCCATTTATTCTATACAGATGGAGTATGATTGCAATGGCCAATCCATTTGGTCAGTTAAACATGGATGTGGCAACGAGGGCACCCCCCATCTG ATCCAATTTGAGTACCCACAAGAATTCCTTACTTGCATAAGTGGCTATTACGACTCTATTGCTGGAGATGAATGTAGGAAAGTGATCAAGTCTCTCACATTCTATACAAATAGGAGGAGGTATGGACCATATGGGGAGGAAACTGGCACATATTTCACTTCCACAAAGGATGAAGGAAAGATAATCGGGTTCCATGGAAGAGCATCCTCTTTCCTATATGCCATTGGAGTCCATATACAACCCTCGTCGAGTGATCGAGTTTGCAGGGAGCCCAAAGGGTACTGCCCACCACAGTACCAATTCAATTTTTACCAGTAA